One Phoenix dactylifera cultivar Barhee BC4 unplaced genomic scaffold, palm_55x_up_171113_PBpolish2nd_filt_p 001964F, whole genome shotgun sequence DNA window includes the following coding sequences:
- the LOC103696783 gene encoding calcium-dependent protein kinase 21-like isoform X2 has product MGGCYSAPSSSDAYFRRSRKLRCLPSISCDYDDDDDDDGDGVDDDPLSRLSSGSASPDSVLRGPHSSAAEFLRRFRLGVELGRGEFGVTRRCCDAATGETLACKSISKRKLRTTIDVSDVRREIEIMRCLPEHPNIVQLREAYEDGEAVHLVMEICEGGELFDRIVARGHYTERAAAIIFKTIGEVVQICHKHGVIHRDLKPENFLFANESEDAPLKAIDFGLSVFFKPGQRFSEVVGSPYYMAPEVLKRNYGPEVDVWSAGVILYILLCGVPPFWAEHPWLQNANTAPNVSLGEIVRARLKQFSAMNKFKKKALRVVAEQLPVEEVTSLKQMFHMMDKDKNGHLTFEELKEGLHINGERVPEPDLQMLMEAADTDGNGTLDCEEFVTVSLHLKKVNSEERLAEAFNFFDKDGSGFIEVEELREALGEGDLGPNEQVIWEIISDVDKDKDGRISFQEFELMMKTGSDWRNASRQYSRQALSTLSRRLFKDGSMKKG; this is encoded by the exons atggGAGGCTGCTACTCCGCCCCGTCTTCCAGCGACGCCTACTTCCGGCGCTCCCGGAAGCTCCGCTGCCTCCCTTCCATTTCCTGCGACtatgacgacgacgacgacgacgacggtgATGGCGTCGACGATGACCCCCTCAGCCGCCTCTCTTCCGGCAGCGCCTCCCCTGACTCCGTCCTCCGCGGCCCCCACTCCTCCGCCGCCGAGTTCCTCCGCCGCTTCCGCCTCGGGGTGGAGCTCGGCCGGGGAGAGTTTGGGGTGACGCGGCGCTGCTGCGACGCTGCCACCGGCGAGACCCTCGCCTGCAAGTCCATCTCCAAGCGGAAGCTTCGCACGACCATCGACGTCTCCGACGTCCGGCGGGAGATCGAGATCATGCGCTGTCTCCCGGAGCACCCCAACATCGTGCAGCTGAGGGAGGCGTACGAGGATGGGGAGGCCGTCCACCTCGTGATGGAGATTTGTGAGGGAGGGGAGCTCTTCGATCGGATCGTGGCCAGGGGACATTACACCGAGCGTGCAGCGGCCATCATCTTCAAGACCATCGGCGAGGTCGTTCAG ATCTGCCATAAGCATGGGGTAATACACCGGGACCTGAAACCAGAGAATTTCTTGTTTGCAAATGAATCAGAAGATGCTCCATTGAAGGCAATAGATTTTGGCCTCTCTGTATTCTTCAAGCCTG gtCAGCGCTTTAGTGAAGTTGTTGGAAGTCCATATTACATGGCCCCTGAAGTCCTGAAACGGAACTATGGGCCAGAAGTAGATGTATGGAGTGCTGGAGTGATTCTCTACATCCTGTTATGCGGAGTCCCACCTTTTTGGGCAG AACATCCTTGGCTTCAGAATGCTAATACAGCTCCCAATGTTTCACTTGGAGAAATTGTCAGAGCAAGACTGAAGCAGTTCTCAGCAATGaacaaatttaaaaagaaagccCTAAGA GTGGTAGCTGAACAATTGCCTGTGGAAGAAGTAACTAGCCTTAAACAGATGTTTCACATGATGGATAAGGACAAGAATGGACACCTAACATTTGAAGAACTCAAAGAGGGCTTGCACATAAATGGAGAGCGTGTACCAGAACCTGATCTTCAGATGTTAATGGAAGCA GCTGACACTGATGGAAATGGAACTCTGGACTGTGAGGAGTTCGTGACCGTCTCCTTGCACCTGAAGAAAGTCAACAGTGAGGAACGCCTAGCCGAAGCATTCAACTTCTTTGACAAGGATGGGAGTGGCTTTATTGAAGTTGAAGAACTGAGAGAAGCTTTAGGTGAGGGTGATCTAGGTCCAAATGAGCAAGTAATCTGGGAGATCATCTCTGATGTTGACAAGGACAAG GATGGACGTATCAGCTTCCAAGAATTTGAGTTGATGATGAAAACTGGATCAGACTGGAGAAATGCCTCACGGCAGTACTCAAGACAAGCACTTAGTACCCTTAGTCGCAGGCTGTTTAAAGATGGTTCCATGAAGAAGGGATAG
- the LOC103696783 gene encoding calcium-dependent protein kinase 29-like isoform X1, which translates to MGGCYSAPSSSDAYFRRSRKLRCLPSISCDYDDDDDDDGDGVDDDPLSRLSSGSASPDSVLRGPHSSAAEFLRRFRLGVELGRGEFGVTRRCCDAATGETLACKSISKRKLRTTIDVSDVRREIEIMRCLPEHPNIVQLREAYEDGEAVHLVMEICEGGELFDRIVARGHYTERAAAIIFKTIGEVVQICHKHGVIHRDLKPENFLFANESEDAPLKAIDFGLSVFFKPGQRFSEVVGSPYYMAPEVLKRNYGPEVDVWSAGVILYILLCGVPPFWAETDEGITQAIIRSVIDFEREPWPMVSDKAKDLVRHMLDPNPNTRLTAQQVLEHPWLQNANTAPNVSLGEIVRARLKQFSAMNKFKKKALRVVAEQLPVEEVTSLKQMFHMMDKDKNGHLTFEELKEGLHINGERVPEPDLQMLMEAADTDGNGTLDCEEFVTVSLHLKKVNSEERLAEAFNFFDKDGSGFIEVEELREALGEGDLGPNEQVIWEIISDVDKDKDGRISFQEFELMMKTGSDWRNASRQYSRQALSTLSRRLFKDGSMKKG; encoded by the exons atggGAGGCTGCTACTCCGCCCCGTCTTCCAGCGACGCCTACTTCCGGCGCTCCCGGAAGCTCCGCTGCCTCCCTTCCATTTCCTGCGACtatgacgacgacgacgacgacgacggtgATGGCGTCGACGATGACCCCCTCAGCCGCCTCTCTTCCGGCAGCGCCTCCCCTGACTCCGTCCTCCGCGGCCCCCACTCCTCCGCCGCCGAGTTCCTCCGCCGCTTCCGCCTCGGGGTGGAGCTCGGCCGGGGAGAGTTTGGGGTGACGCGGCGCTGCTGCGACGCTGCCACCGGCGAGACCCTCGCCTGCAAGTCCATCTCCAAGCGGAAGCTTCGCACGACCATCGACGTCTCCGACGTCCGGCGGGAGATCGAGATCATGCGCTGTCTCCCGGAGCACCCCAACATCGTGCAGCTGAGGGAGGCGTACGAGGATGGGGAGGCCGTCCACCTCGTGATGGAGATTTGTGAGGGAGGGGAGCTCTTCGATCGGATCGTGGCCAGGGGACATTACACCGAGCGTGCAGCGGCCATCATCTTCAAGACCATCGGCGAGGTCGTTCAG ATCTGCCATAAGCATGGGGTAATACACCGGGACCTGAAACCAGAGAATTTCTTGTTTGCAAATGAATCAGAAGATGCTCCATTGAAGGCAATAGATTTTGGCCTCTCTGTATTCTTCAAGCCTG gtCAGCGCTTTAGTGAAGTTGTTGGAAGTCCATATTACATGGCCCCTGAAGTCCTGAAACGGAACTATGGGCCAGAAGTAGATGTATGGAGTGCTGGAGTGATTCTCTACATCCTGTTATGCGGAGTCCCACCTTTTTGGGCAG AAACTGATGAGGGAATTACCCAGGCGATTATCCGATCTGTTATTGATTTTGAGAGGGAACCTTGGCCGATGGTATCCGACAAAGCTAAAGACCTTGTGAGgcatatgcttgatcctaacCCAAACACCCGGTTGACAGCTCAGCAAGTTCTTG AACATCCTTGGCTTCAGAATGCTAATACAGCTCCCAATGTTTCACTTGGAGAAATTGTCAGAGCAAGACTGAAGCAGTTCTCAGCAATGaacaaatttaaaaagaaagccCTAAGA GTGGTAGCTGAACAATTGCCTGTGGAAGAAGTAACTAGCCTTAAACAGATGTTTCACATGATGGATAAGGACAAGAATGGACACCTAACATTTGAAGAACTCAAAGAGGGCTTGCACATAAATGGAGAGCGTGTACCAGAACCTGATCTTCAGATGTTAATGGAAGCA GCTGACACTGATGGAAATGGAACTCTGGACTGTGAGGAGTTCGTGACCGTCTCCTTGCACCTGAAGAAAGTCAACAGTGAGGAACGCCTAGCCGAAGCATTCAACTTCTTTGACAAGGATGGGAGTGGCTTTATTGAAGTTGAAGAACTGAGAGAAGCTTTAGGTGAGGGTGATCTAGGTCCAAATGAGCAAGTAATCTGGGAGATCATCTCTGATGTTGACAAGGACAAG GATGGACGTATCAGCTTCCAAGAATTTGAGTTGATGATGAAAACTGGATCAGACTGGAGAAATGCCTCACGGCAGTACTCAAGACAAGCACTTAGTACCCTTAGTCGCAGGCTGTTTAAAGATGGTTCCATGAAGAAGGGATAG
- the LOC120109264 gene encoding photosystem I P700 chlorophyll a apoprotein A2, with translation MYSLPAYAFIAQDFTTHHQYIAGFIMTGAFAHGAIFFIRDYNPEQNEDNVLARMLDHKEAIKSHLSWASLFLGFHTLGLYVHNDVMLAFGTPEKQILIEPIFAQWIQSAHGKTSYGFDVLLSSTNGPAFNAGQSIWLPGWLNAVNENSNSLFLTIGPGDFLVHHAIALGLHTTTLILVKGALDARGSKLMPDKKDFGYSFPCDGPGRGGTCDISAWDAFYLAVFWMLNTIGWVTFYWHWKHITLWQGNVSQFNESSTYLMGWLRDYLWLNSSQLINGYNPFGMNSLSVWAWMFLFGHLVWAIGFMFLISWRGYWQELIETLAWAHERTPLANLIRWRDKPVALSIVQARLVGLAHFSVGYISTACSRNF, from the coding sequence ATGTACTCTTTACCTGCTTATGCATTCATAGCACAAGATTTTACTACTCATCACCAATACATCGCAGGGTTCATCATGACAGGAGCCTTTGCTCATGGAGCTATATTCTTCATTAGAGATTACAATCCGGAACAGAATGAGGATAATGTATTGGCAAGAATGTTAGACCATAAAGAAGCTATCAAATCTCATTTAAGTTGGGCCAGCCTCTTTCTCGGGTTCCATACCTTGGGCCTTTATGTTCATAACGACGTCATGCTCGCTTTTGGTACTCCGGAAAAACAAATCTTGATCGAACCCATATTTGCCCAATGGATACAATCCGCTCATGGTAAGACTTCATATGGGTTCGATGTACTCTTATCTTCAACGAATGGTCCAGCATTCAATGCTGGTCAAAGCATATGGTTACCTGGCTGGTTGAATGCTGTTAATGAGAATAGTAATTCACTCTTCTTAACAATAGGTCCTGGAGATTTCTTGGTTCATCATGCTATTGCTCTAGGTTTGCATACAACTACGTTGATTTTAGTAAAAGGTGCTTTAGATGCACGTGGTTCCAAGTTAATGCCAGATAAAAAGGATTTCGGTTATAGTTTTCCTTGCGACGGCCCAGGGCGCGGCGGTACTTGTGATATTTCTGCTTGGGACGCATTTTATTTGGCAGTTTTCTGGATGTTAAATACCATTGGATGGGTTACTTTTTATTGGCATTGGAAACACATCACATTATGGCAGGGTAACGTTTCACAATTTAATGAATCCTCCACTTATTTGATGGGATGGTTAAGAGATTATCTATGGTTAAACTCTTCACAACTTATCAATGGATATAACCCTTTTGGTATGAATAGTTTATCGGTATGGGCATGGATGTTCTTATTTGGACATCTTGTTTGGGCTATTGGATTTATGTTCTTAATTTCCTGGCGTGGATATTGGCAGGAATTGATTGAAACTTTAGCATGGGCTCATGAACGCACACCTTTGGCTAATTTAATTCGATGGAGAGATAAGCCAGTGGCTCTTTCCATTGTGCAAGCAAGATTGGTTGGATTAGCCCACTTTTCCGTAGGTTATATATCTACTGCATGTAGTAGAAACTTTTGA